The Methanococcoides methylutens MM1 genome has a window encoding:
- a CDS encoding integrase has protein sequence MDLRDIIPSTKQSYRSAVPRFFEKYVVYKPKDLRAFKLKDKESRGLRNFFNYCEDEDIDYVVGYSIEKWRRFIKIRKSGVTEVYVTNDEVKEAYDACPDDMKTIFQLLAYSGSRLTHIHKMLQSFDERKIIVDGDVAYYPTASFSEGTKNTFEVFFPTTFIPKLKSISKVYCYFTFMKKIRHGRVSAKTIRKWHLNIMIKEGVTESLADFIQGRASMTVGSAHYLNKVEQAKNEYRRIMRKLSIV, from the coding sequence TTGGATCTACGAGACATCATACCCTCCACGAAACAGTCCTACAGAAGTGCTGTCCCAAGATTCTTCGAAAAATATGTAGTCTACAAGCCAAAGGATCTTCGAGCTTTCAAGTTGAAAGACAAGGAATCTCGTGGGCTCCGAAATTTCTTCAATTACTGTGAAGACGAAGATATTGATTATGTTGTCGGATACAGCATCGAGAAATGGAGGCGCTTCATCAAAATTCGAAAATCGGGAGTAACGGAAGTATATGTCACTAATGACGAAGTGAAGGAAGCCTATGATGCCTGTCCGGACGACATGAAGACCATCTTTCAATTACTCGCATACTCTGGAAGTAGACTCACACATATCCATAAAATGCTCCAGAGCTTCGATGAGAGGAAAATTATCGTAGATGGGGATGTTGCCTACTACCCCACAGCTTCCTTCTCAGAAGGGACGAAAAACACCTTTGAGGTCTTTTTCCCCACCACCTTCATCCCCAAGCTCAAGAGCATCAGTAAAGTTTACTGCTATTTCACCTTCATGAAGAAAATTCGCCATGGAAGAGTATCTGCGAAGACCATTCGCAAATGGCATCTCAACATAATGATAAAGGAAGGAGTCACCGAAAGCCTTGCAGACTTCATCCAAGGACGGGCTTCCATGACCGTCGGAAGTGCCCATTACCTCAACAAGGTTGAACAGGCGAAGAACGAATACAGAAGGATTATGAGGAAGCTCTCGATAGTTTAA
- a CDS encoding three-Cys-motif partner protein TcmP, translating to MGKVRWPLDQHTKAKHDILSEYLKAWYPILNSTNKKIVYIDGFAGPGEYEGGEAGSPIIALHTAKDHSLKLKSEIVFWFIEEDEERCNHLKSILAKEEVPQNFTIHAECGSFDERLTRALEDIENQGKHLAPTFAFIDPFGISDTPFSVVGKILKNKKCEVFINFMSGFLNRFKDLDMNEEHINNLFGTPAWQAEATRTEQGFVEYYQQRLGTTAKYVRSFAMKNENNQVIYRLVFGTNSYEGLKKMKAAMWNVDKSGSFTFSDRTDPNQVLLIPHEPNYQDLKRLIVNKFDGLEVSIEDIERYVVIETIYRETHFKRQILTHMENATSPEIIVDRPGKSGYPKGTTITFVSPTEASKITDDCNETAQKSLFDF from the coding sequence ATGGGTAAAGTTCGCTGGCCTCTCGATCAACACACTAAAGCAAAGCACGACATCCTTAGTGAATATCTCAAGGCATGGTATCCAATTTTAAACAGTACTAACAAAAAGATAGTTTATATTGACGGTTTTGCTGGTCCGGGTGAATACGAAGGGGGAGAAGCGGGTTCACCAATAATCGCTTTGCATACAGCTAAGGACCACTCTTTAAAATTGAAGTCCGAAATTGTTTTCTGGTTTATTGAAGAAGATGAGGAGAGATGCAACCATCTCAAAAGTATCCTTGCGAAAGAAGAAGTTCCACAAAACTTCACTATACACGCAGAGTGTGGAAGCTTTGATGAAAGATTAACGAGAGCGTTGGAAGACATTGAGAACCAAGGTAAACATTTGGCACCGACTTTTGCTTTTATTGATCCATTCGGAATTTCTGACACACCTTTTTCAGTAGTCGGAAAAATCCTTAAAAACAAAAAATGCGAGGTTTTTATAAATTTCATGTCCGGATTCCTGAACCGTTTTAAAGATCTGGATATGAATGAAGAACATATCAATAATCTTTTTGGAACTCCTGCATGGCAAGCGGAAGCCACAAGAACAGAACAAGGGTTCGTTGAATACTATCAACAAAGACTGGGAACCACCGCAAAATATGTCCGTTCGTTTGCAATGAAAAATGAAAACAATCAGGTAATATACCGATTAGTTTTTGGAACGAACAGTTATGAGGGACTAAAGAAGATGAAGGCGGCGATGTGGAATGTAGATAAATCTGGTTCATTCACATTTTCAGACAGAACTGATCCAAACCAGGTTCTTTTGATCCCCCACGAACCAAATTATCAAGATTTGAAAAGACTTATTGTCAACAAATTTGATGGTTTAGAGGTTAGTATCGAAGATATCGAGAGATATGTTGTGATTGAAACAATATATCGAGAGACACATTTTAAAAGACAAATCCTAACCCATATGGAAAATGCCACTTCTCCAGAAATCATTGTCGACAGACCTGGAAAATCAGGTTATCCAAAAGGCACAACAATAACCTTTGTTTCGCCTACAGAGGCATCCAAAATAACCGATGATTGCAATGAAACAGCACAAAAATCGCTCTTTGATTTTTGA
- a CDS encoding radical SAM protein, which yields MAKITTIIYETKGRAREYCELAANLYRGCGHGCTYCYAPSATFRKREDFCNATVRDDVLKKFRKDVLELEKAGETRPILLSFTTDPYQPLDAEEELTRKAIRLLHKHGLKVEILTKGGKLSERDFDLLSANPELSSYGSTLVFTDETMRKEIEPNAAPTNERIESLKKAHEMGIRTFVSLEPVWDPVQTLEIIDLTHEFVDLFKVGKLNYNKQHKNVDWVQFKEDVVQKLEEYGNKYYLKQSLQDV from the coding sequence GTGGCGAAAATTACAACCATAATTTACGAAACGAAAGGAAGGGCAAGAGAATATTGCGAGCTCGCTGCAAATCTGTACCGGGGATGCGGACACGGATGTACATATTGCTATGCTCCATCGGCCACTTTCCGAAAACGAGAAGACTTTTGTAATGCCACCGTTCGCGACGATGTTCTGAAGAAGTTCAGGAAGGACGTTCTTGAGCTCGAGAAAGCTGGTGAAACCCGTCCGATTTTACTTTCATTCACAACTGATCCCTACCAACCATTGGATGCAGAAGAAGAGTTGACTCGGAAAGCAATTCGATTACTCCATAAACACGGATTGAAGGTTGAGATCCTCACGAAAGGAGGAAAACTGTCTGAAAGGGATTTTGATCTCCTTTCAGCAAATCCGGAACTAAGTAGCTATGGCTCGACTCTTGTCTTCACAGATGAGACCATGCGGAAAGAAATAGAACCCAATGCTGCTCCCACAAATGAAAGGATTGAGTCCTTGAAGAAGGCCCACGAAATGGGTATCCGTACATTTGTATCTCTCGAACCTGTGTGGGACCCCGTTCAAACACTGGAAATCATTGATCTAACCCATGAGTTCGTTGATCTCTTTAAAGTGGGAAAACTGAATTACAACAAACAGCATAAGAATGTCGATTGGGTGCAGTTCAAGGAAGACGTCGTTCAGAAATTAGAGGAGTACGGGAACAAGTACTACCTAAAACAATCATTACAAGACGTTTAA